One Phoenix dactylifera cultivar Barhee BC4 chromosome 14, palm_55x_up_171113_PBpolish2nd_filt_p, whole genome shotgun sequence DNA window includes the following coding sequences:
- the LOC103719808 gene encoding nuclear transport factor 2B: MNPDTLAMAFVGLYYETFDKSRADLGSLYRQGSMLTFEGVKKKGVEAIVAKLTSLPFQQCQHNVSTIDCQPSGAGGILVFVSGSLQLPGEQYPLKFSEMFHLLGIPQGSFYVLNDIFRLNYA; the protein is encoded by the exons ATGAATCCGGACACGCTGGCGATGGCGTTTGTGGGGCTTTACTACGAGACGTTCGACAAGAGCCGGGCGGATCTGGGGAGCCTCTACCGGCAGGGCTCGATGCTGACCTTCGAGGGGGTGAAGAAGAAGGGGGTGGAGGCCATCGTCGCCAAGCTCACCAGCCTCCCCTTCCAGCAGTGCCAGCACAATGTCTCCACCATCGACTGCCAGCCCTCCGGCGCCGGTGGAATTCTCGTCTTCGTCAGCGGCTCCCTCCAGCTCCCGGGCGAGCAGTACCCCCTCAAGTTCAGCGAG atgtttcatttgttGGGTATCCCTCAAGGAAGCTTCTATGTGCTGAATGACATATTCCGGCTGAACTATGCATGA